The Malus domestica chromosome 10, GDT2T_hap1 genome contains a region encoding:
- the LOC139188577 gene encoding uncharacterized protein produces the protein MSANEYYRNFTYLSRYYPEIAVNPTEMLHHFRLSSRKKWRSMATMTPCTTYQEFHEILLQVEDYENMPSDSGEEEEKDNSQKKNDNKDKDWALAVRAMPSLRKSDWSRVIGVTDTKTKVGERVLVGPEIVDETIQNIQITERVGEVTYRLELPPELSKVHDVFPVSMLRHYISDPSHMIPPQPLEINPYLTYDEEPVTILDWKDKVLRNKTMRLVKVLWRNHSVKESTWETEDHMRDMYPRLFYGY, from the exons ATGTCAGCCAATGAGTATTATCGGAATTTCACTTATTTATCTCGTTATTACCCTGAGATTGCTGTAAATCCTACAGAGATGCTTCACCATTTTAGGTTGAGTAGTAGGAAGAAATGGCGTTCCATGGCGACCATGACCCCCTGTACTACATATCAGGAGTTTCATGAGATTCTACTGCAGGTTGAGGATTATGAAAATATGCCTAGTGATAGtggagaagaggaagaaaaagataatAGTCAGAAGAAAAATGATAATAAAGATAAAG ATTGGGCATTGGCAGTACGTGCTATGCCTTCTCTTAggaagagtgactggtctcgagtcattggtgtgactgacaccaagacaa aggttggtgaaagagtcttggtgggccctgagattgtggacGAGACTATAcagaatattcag ATCACCGAACGAGTCGGTGAAGTCACCTATAGGCTTGAGTTACCTCCAGAATTATCTAAGGTGCACGATGTTTTTCCTGTTTCTATGCTTCGCCATTACATCTCtgatccgtcacacatgatacCTCCTCAACCACTAGAAATTAATCCatatttgacttatgatgaggagccagtgacgattttggattggaaggataaggttcTGAGAAATAAAACTATGCGCTTAGTGAAAgttttgtggaggaaccattcaGTAAAGGAATCCACTTGGGAGACGGAGGATCATATGCGAGATATGTATCCACGCTTGTTTTATGGATATTAA